A genomic window from Tolypothrix sp. PCC 7910 includes:
- a CDS encoding murein hydrolase activator EnvC, with the protein MSLAGIFSVIFLTFILALPIYATNTPSIDTLKQQQQQVKQQRQDVVKERDRLTNLQTAAENRLDGLQQNLQTTDSYIQDSELRLSQANQSLHELETDLAMAEVSYEERQVATVARLRFLQRSPANQGWGILLQSENISDFISRRHQLKLVYQADRQILAKLNQQAKLINQQKTAVEQQKNQIALIRQQLLGQKADYQAQAQSQSELIERLNSDRLALEAAQNQLEQDSKNLAVLIQQKVAEAQAKANSNSKSVIIRGTGMFAYPSDAATSSPFGWRIHPILGYRRFHAGLDFAASYGSTIRAADSGTVIFAGWYGGYGKAVIIDHGNDITTLYGHTSELFVTEGQGVQRGQAIAAVGSTGLSTGPHLHFEVRRNGTPVDPASYL; encoded by the coding sequence ATGTCATTGGCTGGGATTTTTAGTGTCATTTTTTTGACATTCATTCTAGCTTTGCCCATCTATGCAACTAATACTCCATCAATTGACACCCTCAAGCAGCAACAGCAACAAGTTAAGCAGCAACGTCAGGATGTAGTTAAAGAACGCGATCGCTTAACTAATCTGCAAACCGCAGCTGAAAATCGCCTCGATGGGTTACAACAAAATTTACAAACCACTGATAGCTATATTCAAGACTCTGAATTGCGATTAAGCCAAGCTAATCAAAGCCTGCACGAGTTAGAGACTGATTTAGCTATGGCCGAAGTTTCCTATGAAGAGAGACAAGTCGCTACAGTTGCACGCTTGCGCTTTCTTCAGCGATCGCCTGCGAATCAAGGATGGGGGATTTTACTGCAAAGTGAAAATATTAGTGATTTTATTAGCCGTCGTCATCAGCTAAAATTAGTCTACCAAGCAGATCGGCAAATTTTGGCCAAGCTTAATCAACAAGCAAAGTTAATTAATCAACAAAAAACTGCAGTAGAGCAGCAAAAAAACCAAATTGCCCTGATTCGTCAACAATTGCTAGGTCAAAAAGCCGATTATCAAGCACAAGCACAGTCACAATCAGAGTTAATTGAACGCCTTAATAGCGATCGCTTGGCTTTAGAAGCAGCACAAAACCAGCTAGAACAAGATTCCAAAAATTTAGCAGTCCTGATTCAACAAAAGGTTGCAGAAGCTCAGGCGAAAGCCAATAGCAATAGTAAAAGCGTGATTATTCGTGGTACAGGGATGTTCGCATATCCCAGTGATGCAGCTACTAGCAGCCCTTTTGGGTGGCGGATACACCCAATTCTCGGCTATCGTCGCTTTCATGCTGGACTAGACTTTGCCGCTAGTTATGGTAGTACAATTCGCGCCGCTGATTCGGGAACAGTAATTTTTGCTGGCTGGTATGGGGGTTATGGTAAAGCTGTAATTATTGACCACGGTAACGACATTACTACACTTTACGGTCATACCAGCGAATTGTTCGTTACGGAAGGACAAGGAGTACAACGCGGACAAGCGATCGCGGCTGTGGGTTCCACTGGTTTATCTACTGGGCCCCATCTGCATTTTGAAGTACGGCGTAATGGTACACCTGTAGACCCTGCCAGTTATCTTTAA
- the trmFO gene encoding FADH(2)-oxidizing methylenetetrahydrofolate--tRNA-(uracil(54)-C(5))-methyltransferase TrmFO — translation MEQQPIQVIGGGLAGTEAAWQIAQAGVPVILHEMRPNRFSPAHHTEHVAELVCSNSFGAMASDRATGLLHEELRQLNSIVIAKADEHSVPAGGALAVDRGQFSQDLTQTLSRHPLIEFRRGEIPAIPEGIVVLATGPLTSPDLAEDIRRLTGMEYLSFFDAASPIVVGESINRDIAFMASRYDKGEAAYLNCPMNKEQYLHFWEELRKAEQTELKDFERETAKFFEACLPIEEQALRGEDTMRYGPLKPVGLSDSRTGERPYAVVQLRQEDKAGQLWNMVGFQTNLRWGEQKRVFKLIPGLENAEFVRLGVMHRNTFINAPQLMHPTLQFKQRPTLLAAGQLIGTEGYTAAAAGGCLAGINAARLALGKETLTLPPTTMMGALFEFISSASPKHFQPMPPNFGIFPDLGVKIKNKQERYGRYRDRSLADLANWKLQSVVLSADY, via the coding sequence ATGGAACAACAACCGATACAAGTAATTGGAGGTGGACTAGCTGGGACAGAAGCAGCTTGGCAAATTGCCCAGGCTGGTGTGCCAGTGATTCTGCATGAAATGCGTCCCAATCGCTTTAGTCCTGCCCATCATACAGAACATGTTGCAGAATTAGTTTGTAGTAATTCCTTTGGCGCAATGGCAAGCGATCGCGCTACGGGATTATTACATGAAGAATTGCGGCAGCTAAATTCGATTGTCATCGCCAAAGCTGATGAACACTCTGTTCCCGCAGGCGGCGCATTGGCTGTAGATAGAGGACAATTTAGCCAAGATTTAACCCAAACATTATCCCGCCATCCTTTAATTGAATTTCGTCGGGGTGAAATTCCTGCCATTCCTGAAGGTATTGTGGTTTTGGCAACTGGCCCTTTAACTAGCCCAGATTTGGCAGAAGATATCCGTCGGTTAACGGGGATGGAATACCTCAGCTTTTTTGATGCTGCTAGCCCAATTGTTGTAGGAGAATCGATTAACCGCGATATTGCTTTTATGGCTTCTCGCTATGACAAAGGCGAAGCGGCTTATCTCAACTGTCCCATGAATAAAGAGCAATATCTGCATTTTTGGGAAGAACTCCGCAAAGCTGAACAAACTGAATTGAAGGATTTTGAACGCGAAACAGCGAAATTCTTTGAAGCCTGTCTCCCTATCGAAGAACAAGCTTTACGGGGGGAAGATACGATGCGCTATGGCCCCCTCAAACCAGTGGGGTTATCTGATAGCCGCACCGGAGAACGTCCTTACGCTGTAGTGCAGTTGCGACAAGAAGATAAAGCTGGTCAACTTTGGAACATGGTAGGCTTCCAAACAAATCTGCGTTGGGGTGAGCAAAAGCGAGTATTTAAATTAATTCCCGGTTTAGAAAATGCTGAATTTGTGCGTTTGGGAGTGATGCACCGCAACACCTTTATTAATGCGCCGCAACTCATGCATCCCACTCTGCAATTTAAACAGCGTCCCACCTTACTAGCAGCTGGGCAATTAATTGGTACTGAAGGCTACACCGCTGCGGCGGCGGGTGGCTGCTTGGCGGGAATTAATGCCGCAAGATTGGCTTTGGGCAAAGAAACTTTAACTCTACCACCCACAACCATGATGGGTGCGCTGTTTGAGTTTATCAGTTCCGCCTCTCCCAAACACTTTCAACCCATGCCGCCTAACTTCGGTATTTTCCCAGACTTGGGTGTAAAAATTAAGAATAAACAAGAGCGTTACGGACGTTACCGCGATCGCTCTTTAGCTGATTTAGCGAATTGGAAACTACAATCAGTAGTCCTGAGTGCTGATTACTGA
- a CDS encoding mechanosensitive ion channel family protein, producing MRFQFLALMSSMAIAVVSVPKATAQIPFLPSLPTPSSVSKDSDNRIVTGWIYLDGRRLFQIAATRINFPERSQNIQQNLDEISQNYLRSSAQSVNVQVEKVNEAPVITINGQYLMTVTSEDARLREEDATLSANQIVDTLQEALQRAKQERNTQFLIDQGKIAAAIALAMMAASWGVYRWQRRSQKDVVKQPMPTSRQTQPITTQLNQQQHRHLHEVKKRLFQLTQTGIWGGGTFMILGLFPYTRVLQLGILSAAQIPLRLGIVALGTYVVIRFSYALIDRFTSTLISSGALFASETSERLQLRVSTFSGVTKSIATITCVAVGFLLGLIALGIDILPLLAGASLVGVAVSLASQNLIKDAINGFLIILEDQYALGDVINVGTVGGLVENLNLRMTQVRDSEGRLITIPNSEIKIVANLSSRWSRADLTIPVDYQADIDEVLKLITTVALEMDEDPLWKHQIVETPKVLGVDNFGDRGLIIRVWIKTQPLKQWDVAREYRRRLKIAFDQAGIAIPVPQQAIWINDVQLQQLQENGKAN from the coding sequence GTGCGCTTTCAATTTTTGGCGCTAATGAGTTCAATGGCGATCGCCGTTGTCTCTGTACCCAAAGCTACAGCCCAAATTCCCTTTTTACCTAGCTTGCCAACTCCTAGTAGTGTAAGTAAAGATTCAGATAATAGAATAGTCACAGGCTGGATCTATTTAGACGGTCGCAGGTTGTTCCAAATAGCAGCAACCAGAATCAATTTCCCAGAGCGATCGCAAAATATTCAACAAAACTTGGATGAAATTAGCCAAAATTACCTGCGTTCATCTGCACAATCAGTCAATGTTCAGGTAGAAAAAGTCAACGAAGCACCTGTAATTACTATCAACGGTCAATACCTGATGACCGTCACTTCCGAAGACGCCAGACTGCGTGAGGAAGATGCCACACTTTCAGCCAATCAAATAGTAGATACATTACAAGAAGCCTTACAAAGGGCAAAACAAGAACGAAACACGCAATTTTTAATTGACCAAGGGAAAATAGCAGCTGCGATCGCCCTAGCAATGATGGCTGCTAGTTGGGGTGTATATCGTTGGCAACGTCGTTCTCAAAAAGATGTTGTCAAACAGCCTATGCCAACTTCTCGCCAAACCCAACCAATCACCACACAACTAAATCAACAGCAACATCGGCATTTACACGAAGTTAAAAAACGCCTATTTCAGCTAACTCAAACTGGAATTTGGGGTGGCGGTACATTCATGATTTTGGGGCTATTTCCCTACACCAGAGTTCTGCAGTTAGGAATTCTCTCAGCTGCTCAAATTCCTCTGAGATTGGGGATTGTCGCACTGGGAACTTACGTAGTGATTCGTTTTAGTTATGCGCTGATTGACCGTTTTACCTCCACTCTCATCAGCAGTGGTGCTTTATTCGCCTCCGAAACTTCTGAACGGTTGCAACTACGGGTTTCTACTTTTTCAGGTGTAACTAAAAGTATTGCCACAATTACCTGTGTGGCGGTTGGCTTTTTGTTAGGGCTAATCGCTTTGGGGATAGATATCCTGCCCTTATTAGCTGGTGCTAGTTTAGTAGGTGTCGCCGTTTCTCTAGCGTCGCAAAACCTGATCAAAGATGCGATTAACGGCTTTTTGATTATTTTAGAAGACCAATACGCCTTAGGTGATGTGATTAACGTTGGCACAGTGGGCGGCTTAGTAGAGAATTTAAATTTGCGGATGACCCAAGTTCGCGACTCCGAAGGACGCTTAATCACCATTCCCAACAGTGAAATTAAAATTGTTGCCAATCTTTCTAGCCGTTGGTCAAGGGCAGATTTAACCATTCCCGTAGACTACCAAGCGGATATTGACGAAGTTTTGAAATTAATTACTACTGTTGCCTTAGAGATGGATGAAGATCCACTATGGAAACATCAGATTGTAGAAACACCAAAAGTTTTAGGAGTTGATAACTTTGGCGATCGCGGTTTAATTATTCGTGTTTGGATTAAAACACAACCCCTGAAACAATGGGATGTAGCGCGAGAATACCGCCGCCGTCTCAAAATCGCCTTCGACCAAGCCGGAATTGCCATTCCTGTTCCTCAACAGGCAATTTGGATCAACGATGTGCAATTGCAGCAACTCCAAGAGAATGGTAAAGCTAATTAA
- the ahcY gene encoding adenosylhomocysteinase, with protein MTATSPRLKHEVKDLALAPLGRQRIEWAGREMPVLRQIRDRFAQEKPFAGLRLVACAHVTTETAHLAIALKAGGADALLIASNPLSTQDDVAASLVVDHEIPVFAQKGEDNETYNRHVQIALDHRPNIIIDDGSDVVATLVQQRQHQIADLIGTTEETTTGIVRLRAMFRDGVLTFPAVNVNDADTKHFFDNRYGTGQSTLDGIIRATNILLAGKTIVVVGYGWCGKGTALRARGLGANVIVTEIDPIKAIEAVMDGFRVLPMAEAAPQGDLFITVTGNKHVIRGEHFDVMKDGAIVCNSGHFDIELDLKYLAAQAKEVKQVRPFTEEYKLPSGKSVIVLGEGRLINLAAAEGHPSAVMDMSFANQALAVEYLVKNKGKLEPGLHSVPREVDEEIARLKLQALGINIDTLTADQIEYINSWTSGT; from the coding sequence ATGACCGCAACTTCTCCCCGATTAAAGCACGAGGTTAAAGACCTCGCCCTCGCTCCCTTGGGAAGACAGCGCATTGAATGGGCTGGACGCGAAATGCCAGTTTTACGGCAAATCCGCGATCGCTTTGCTCAAGAAAAACCCTTTGCAGGGTTGCGCCTAGTGGCTTGTGCTCACGTAACTACAGAAACCGCACATCTAGCGATCGCTTTGAAAGCTGGTGGTGCAGATGCACTGTTAATTGCTAGCAATCCTCTTTCAACTCAAGATGACGTAGCTGCTAGCCTCGTCGTTGATCACGAAATTCCTGTTTTTGCCCAAAAAGGCGAAGATAACGAAACTTATAACCGTCACGTCCAAATCGCGCTAGACCATCGTCCCAACATCATTATTGATGATGGTAGTGATGTGGTTGCTACTCTGGTGCAACAACGTCAACATCAAATTGCCGATTTGATTGGCACCACTGAAGAAACTACAACGGGAATTGTGCGGTTACGTGCCATGTTTAGAGATGGCGTTCTCACCTTCCCCGCAGTGAATGTCAATGATGCTGACACCAAGCATTTCTTTGATAACCGCTACGGTACCGGACAATCTACCCTAGATGGGATTATCCGTGCCACCAATATTCTGCTAGCTGGTAAAACCATTGTTGTTGTTGGTTACGGCTGGTGTGGTAAAGGTACAGCGCTCCGCGCCCGTGGTTTAGGTGCGAATGTGATTGTGACCGAAATCGACCCCATTAAGGCAATTGAAGCCGTAATGGATGGTTTCCGCGTTCTGCCTATGGCAGAAGCTGCACCTCAAGGTGACTTGTTTATCACAGTTACAGGTAACAAACACGTAATTCGTGGTGAACATTTCGATGTAATGAAAGACGGCGCGATCGTCTGTAACTCCGGTCACTTCGATATTGAACTTGACCTGAAATACTTGGCTGCTCAAGCTAAAGAAGTTAAGCAAGTACGCCCCTTCACTGAAGAGTACAAATTGCCAAGCGGTAAATCAGTGATTGTTCTAGGCGAAGGACGTTTGATTAACCTGGCGGCTGCGGAAGGACACCCCAGCGCCGTTATGGATATGAGCTTTGCTAACCAGGCTTTAGCTGTGGAATACCTAGTGAAGAACAAAGGTAAACTCGAACCTGGTTTACACTCAGTCCCTAGAGAAGTAGATGAAGAAATTGCCCGCCTGAAATTACAGGCTTTGGGAATTAACATTGATACTCTTACAGCAGACCAAATTGAGTACATCAATTCTTGGACTTCTGGAACCTAA
- a CDS encoding MgtC/SapB family protein, whose translation MGSMFISANDWPHIAFRLAMALLVGCMIGFNRQQGGRPAGMRTFMLVSMGAALFVMIPLQAEGDSPYAATNALSRTIQGVATGVGFLGAGLILQESPRKSNVPKVRGLTTAACVWTSAGLGAAIGCGLWQMGLLGGLLTLITLSGVKKLNRSFVSLGSQNKKSKSQELITTEENDDDD comes from the coding sequence ATGGGATCAATGTTTATTAGTGCCAATGATTGGCCACACATAGCATTTAGACTGGCGATGGCGCTGCTCGTAGGCTGCATGATTGGCTTTAACCGTCAGCAAGGAGGTAGACCTGCTGGCATGAGAACTTTTATGTTAGTAAGTATGGGTGCAGCATTATTTGTGATGATCCCGTTACAAGCTGAAGGTGACAGCCCTTATGCAGCTACCAATGCATTAAGTCGCACAATTCAGGGTGTAGCCACAGGTGTAGGATTTCTTGGTGCTGGATTAATTCTGCAAGAATCTCCTAGAAAATCGAATGTGCCAAAAGTCCGAGGCTTAACCACAGCCGCCTGTGTTTGGACTTCGGCAGGATTGGGTGCAGCAATTGGCTGTGGTTTATGGCAAATGGGATTATTAGGAGGGTTGCTAACGCTGATTACGCTGAGTGGAGTGAAAAAGCTCAATCGCTCATTCGTTAGCCTGGGTAGTCAAAATAAAAAGAGCAAAAGTCAGGAGTTAATCACCACTGAAGAAAATGATGATGATGATTAA
- a CDS encoding esterase family protein, producing MNYKASQILFLVSLLTLIGCRNSQGVATQPPQASQPNFSILPPQPNTDELAKPLTYKLETYDSKVMGGNRTYGVSLPPGYEQHTQQRYPVIFLLHGGHGDPNSWFDQKKGQAIKTLQKLYATNKLPPSIIITPDGNDKRGTSPYWDPQYIDGPQGNVSTAVGNELVTVVKTRYRTLPNPDFWAMGGLSSGGWGAVNVGLHNLSRFSILFSHSGYFKDKSGPQNSPIIYIKNVPLQAQKRLRIYLDSGTSDTEELDEGKQFSHVLNQLKIYNIFHQFPGSHTWEYWREHLADSLTFVGEQFRIAQIAHAGDKLSLERTKNPQN from the coding sequence ATGAACTACAAAGCTTCTCAAATTTTATTCCTAGTTTCGCTACTGACGCTGATCGGCTGTCGTAACTCTCAAGGCGTAGCAACACAACCACCTCAAGCATCACAGCCAAATTTTTCTATCCTACCACCACAGCCCAATACTGATGAATTAGCTAAACCTCTCACTTACAAATTAGAAACATACGATAGCAAAGTGATGGGAGGTAATCGCACCTATGGAGTTTCTTTACCTCCTGGTTATGAGCAACATACCCAACAACGCTATCCCGTAATTTTTCTGCTTCATGGTGGACACGGTGATCCTAATTCCTGGTTTGATCAGAAAAAAGGACAGGCTATTAAGACATTACAAAAACTTTATGCCACTAATAAGTTACCGCCTAGTATTATTATTACTCCTGATGGTAATGACAAACGTGGTACCAGCCCTTATTGGGATCCTCAATATATTGATGGGCCTCAAGGTAATGTGTCTACAGCAGTAGGAAATGAACTGGTAACAGTGGTAAAAACCCGCTACCGCACGCTACCTAATCCTGATTTTTGGGCTATGGGTGGACTCTCATCTGGTGGATGGGGCGCAGTTAATGTCGGATTGCATAACTTATCTCGTTTCTCAATTTTATTTAGTCATAGCGGTTACTTTAAGGATAAGAGTGGCCCACAAAATAGCCCTATCATATATATAAAAAATGTTCCTCTACAAGCGCAGAAAAGGCTGAGAATTTATTTAGATTCAGGGACATCAGATACAGAAGAATTAGATGAGGGTAAACAGTTTTCTCATGTTCTCAACCAACTAAAAATTTATAATATATTTCATCAATTTCCTGGCAGTCATACTTGGGAATACTGGCGCGAACACTTAGCAGACTCTTTAACATTTGTAGGCGAACAATTTCGGATAGCACAAATAGCACATGCTGGTGATAAATTAAGCTTGGAGCGAACTAAAAATCCTCAAAATTAA
- a CDS encoding CHASE2 domain-containing protein yields MWTKLRQVLWQWRSLLIITPSVTGLIILLRFSGLLQFLEWATFDQYMRLRPQEPSDDRIAIVGIDEADLHNLIGQDYLPDQLLAQLLVKLQARKPRVIGLDIYRDLPVDPGHADLAKVYQSYHNIIGIQQVIGAGVPPSPLLKAKGQIGANGLLIDPDAKVRRGFLSISDRQGKKIWSFGMLLALRYLQPEGINPPEIDAPIYRLGKTKFNAFAANDGGYVGADAKRYQILLNYRGPKHSFESVSMSDILLNRLPPDWGRDRIILIGNVGEIFEDFVFSPFNSSFPLGIERTPRVEIHANQISQILSSVLDQRPLIKTWAEPLECLWILFWSGLGATLIWQLRYTGGVSKVSLAQVLAPAIAAGGLVGFSYSAFLAGWWIPVIPPLLALAGSAIAVTGYLARTAGSIRKTFGRYLTDEVVANLLENPQGLKLGGERRNITILTSDIRGFTAISERLPAEEVIQIINLYLGYMADVITQYQGTIDEFMGDGILVLFGAPTHREDDATRAIACAVRMQLAMQSVNETMKQRGLPNLEMGIGINTGEVVVGNIGSEKRSKYGIVGDQVNLTYRIESYSIGGQILISESTFKEVDKIVRIDGQKQVQPKGVQQPITIYEIGGIAGQYNLYLSKEEEVFLNLPEAILLQYTVLDGKHLDGSIMQGTLNKLSLKGAEIYIFPDEVSRVLAPLTNIKLNLQMPNTEVFSADVYAKVLDQGTDNSFYIRFTNKPPEVEQQLSAIYKNLHN; encoded by the coding sequence ATGTGGACAAAGCTGAGACAGGTGCTTTGGCAATGGCGTAGCTTATTGATTATTACCCCTAGTGTTACTGGATTGATTATCTTACTACGCTTTTCTGGTTTACTGCAGTTCTTGGAGTGGGCAACATTCGATCAATATATGCGTTTACGCCCGCAAGAACCAAGTGACGATCGCATTGCGATTGTTGGTATTGATGAAGCAGATTTACACAATCTAATTGGACAAGACTATTTACCAGATCAGCTTTTGGCTCAGTTACTCGTGAAATTGCAAGCGAGAAAGCCGAGAGTTATTGGTCTGGATATTTATCGCGATTTACCTGTAGACCCAGGACACGCAGATTTAGCTAAGGTTTATCAAAGTTATCACAATATAATTGGTATCCAACAAGTAATTGGTGCAGGTGTTCCACCTTCGCCTTTGTTGAAAGCTAAGGGACAAATAGGCGCTAATGGTTTACTGATTGATCCAGACGCGAAAGTGAGACGTGGGTTTTTGTCGATTAGCGATCGCCAAGGGAAAAAGATTTGGAGCTTTGGAATGCTGCTGGCTTTACGATATTTGCAGCCAGAAGGAATCAATCCGCCAGAAATTGATGCACCTATATATCGCCTAGGAAAAACTAAATTTAATGCTTTTGCTGCAAATGATGGTGGTTATGTAGGCGCTGATGCCAAAAGATATCAGATTTTATTAAACTATCGTGGGCCGAAACATTCCTTTGAATCGGTTTCGATGTCAGATATTTTACTAAATCGCTTACCTCCTGATTGGGGACGCGATCGCATTATCTTAATTGGCAATGTGGGCGAAATTTTTGAAGATTTCGTCTTTTCTCCCTTTAATAGTAGTTTTCCTCTCGGCATCGAACGCACACCCCGAGTAGAAATCCACGCAAATCAAATTAGCCAAATTCTGAGCAGTGTACTTGATCAGCGTCCTTTAATTAAAACTTGGGCGGAACCATTAGAATGTTTGTGGATTTTATTCTGGTCTGGATTAGGTGCTACCCTAATTTGGCAATTACGATACACAGGTGGAGTGAGTAAAGTCTCACTTGCTCAAGTACTAGCTCCCGCGATCGCCGCAGGTGGGTTGGTAGGTTTTTCTTATAGTGCTTTTTTAGCAGGCTGGTGGATACCAGTGATACCGCCATTATTAGCTTTAGCCGGAAGTGCGATCGCAGTTACGGGTTATTTAGCTCGCACGGCTGGTTCTATACGTAAAACTTTTGGCCGTTACTTAACTGATGAAGTAGTGGCTAATTTACTAGAAAATCCTCAAGGGCTGAAGCTAGGGGGTGAACGACGTAATATTACTATTCTTACATCAGATATTCGCGGCTTTACAGCTATATCCGAGCGCTTACCAGCTGAAGAAGTAATTCAAATCATCAATCTCTACTTGGGATACATGGCTGATGTCATCACCCAGTACCAAGGAACCATTGATGAGTTCATGGGGGATGGGATTTTAGTGCTGTTTGGCGCTCCTACCCATCGAGAAGACGACGCAACCAGAGCGATCGCTTGTGCGGTAAGAATGCAATTAGCGATGCAATCTGTCAATGAAACCATGAAACAACGAGGATTGCCTAATTTAGAAATGGGGATTGGGATTAATACTGGTGAAGTCGTTGTTGGTAATATTGGCTCTGAAAAACGTAGCAAATATGGAATTGTTGGCGATCAAGTTAACCTCACATATCGCATTGAATCCTACAGTATTGGCGGTCAAATTTTAATTTCTGAATCCACCTTCAAAGAAGTAGATAAAATAGTGAGAATTGATGGACAAAAACAAGTCCAACCCAAAGGTGTACAGCAGCCTATCACAATTTATGAAATTGGCGGTATTGCTGGACAATATAATCTTTATCTGTCTAAAGAAGAAGAAGTATTTTTGAATTTACCTGAAGCCATTCTCCTACAATATACAGTTTTAGATGGCAAACATCTTGATGGTTCTATCATGCAGGGAACGTTGAACAAGCTTTCATTGAAGGGTGCAGAAATCTATATTTTTCCCGATGAAGTTTCTAGAGTCTTAGCACCTCTCACAAATATCAAACTAAACCTACAAATGCCTAATACTGAAGTATTCAGTGCAGATGTTTATGCCAAAGTTCTAGACCAAGGGACAGATAATAGTTTTTATATTCGCTTTACCAATAAACCCCCAGAAGTTGAGCAGCAGTTAAGCGCAATCTACAAAAATTTGCATAATTAA
- the crtO gene encoding beta-carotene ketolase CrtO, with protein sequence MEAYDVVIIGAGHNGLVCAGYLLKAGYSVLLLEGRSLPGGGCTTEELMPQEAPGFKFNPCAINHLFIFLGPVIQELELHKYGLEYLSCDPVAFCPHPDGKYFLAHKSVEKTCAEIARYSQRDAQKYAEYAEFWQRFIEAISPFFNAPPKSLVDIAGSYNLNSLQELFSILGGTDKTLDLLRTLLSSATDNINEYFDSEFVKAPLARLSAELSSPPSQKAMSFGAMMMMLRHNPGMARPRGGSSALVDALVKLVKSEGGTILTDQKVEKILVDNGKAVGVRVAGGKEYRANKGVISSIDAKRLFLQLMDSADVDSADPNLRERLDRRIVNNNETILKIDCALSEPLRFVHHNHQDEYLMGSVLIADSVTHVEQAHSEITLGKIPDEDPSMYVVMPTALDPSMAPEGKHTLWIEFFAPYQIAGAEGTGLKGTGWTDELKNKVADKVINKLAQYSPNLQHSIIARHVESPAELAERLGTYKGNYYHIDMTLEQMLCFRPLPEIANYKTPIDNLYLTGAGTHPGGSISGLPGRNCARVFLHHEEPIAQTLKEAGGSIKSALTSVFRSKEQ encoded by the coding sequence ATGGAAGCGTATGACGTTGTAATTATTGGCGCTGGTCATAATGGCTTAGTTTGTGCTGGCTACTTGCTGAAAGCTGGTTACAGCGTCTTGTTATTGGAAGGGCGATCGCTCCCTGGTGGAGGTTGTACCACAGAAGAACTGATGCCTCAAGAAGCACCTGGCTTTAAATTTAATCCTTGCGCGATTAATCATCTGTTTATCTTCCTGGGGCCAGTCATTCAAGAATTGGAACTGCATAAATATGGCTTGGAATACCTTAGCTGTGATCCAGTCGCCTTTTGCCCCCATCCAGATGGCAAATATTTCTTAGCCCATAAATCTGTAGAAAAGACTTGTGCAGAAATTGCCCGTTACAGTCAGCGTGATGCTCAAAAATACGCTGAATACGCTGAATTTTGGCAGCGTTTTATCGAAGCGATATCACCTTTTTTTAATGCACCACCCAAATCACTTGTTGATATTGCTGGTAGTTACAATCTCAATAGTCTACAAGAATTATTTTCTATTTTAGGTGGAACCGATAAAACTCTGGATTTACTTCGCACCCTACTTAGTAGTGCCACAGATAATATTAACGAGTATTTTGATTCTGAGTTTGTCAAAGCACCTCTGGCGCGACTATCAGCAGAACTGAGTTCCCCTCCCTCGCAAAAAGCCATGTCTTTTGGGGCAATGATGATGATGTTACGTCATAATCCCGGTATGGCACGGCCTCGTGGTGGTAGTAGCGCACTGGTTGATGCTTTGGTGAAGTTGGTGAAAAGTGAAGGAGGTACAATCCTCACCGACCAAAAAGTAGAAAAAATCTTGGTAGATAATGGTAAAGCTGTCGGTGTACGGGTTGCTGGTGGTAAAGAATATCGTGCCAACAAAGGTGTAATTTCCAGCATTGATGCTAAGCGCTTATTCCTGCAATTGATGGATAGTGCCGATGTCGATAGTGCCGATCCTAACTTACGTGAAAGATTAGATCGCCGCATCGTCAATAACAATGAAACCATCCTCAAAATCGATTGTGCGTTATCTGAACCGTTGCGCTTTGTTCACCACAATCACCAAGATGAATATTTGATGGGTTCTGTTTTAATTGCTGATTCTGTCACTCATGTAGAACAAGCTCATAGTGAGATTACTCTGGGCAAAATTCCTGATGAAGACCCATCAATGTATGTGGTAATGCCTACTGCACTTGACCCTTCAATGGCTCCTGAAGGAAAGCATACATTATGGATAGAATTTTTCGCGCCTTATCAAATTGCAGGTGCAGAAGGTACAGGATTAAAAGGGACAGGGTGGACGGATGAACTAAAAAACAAAGTTGCAGACAAGGTGATTAATAAATTGGCGCAATATTCGCCTAATTTACAACATTCAATCATCGCTCGTCATGTAGAAAGTCCTGCTGAATTGGCAGAAAGGTTAGGGACTTATAAGGGTAATTATTACCATATCGATATGACTTTAGAACAGATGCTTTGTTTTCGTCCGTTGCCAGAAATAGCTAACTATAAAACACCAATTGATAACTTGTATCTGACTGGTGCGGGAACTCATCCGGGTGGATCAATCTCCGGATTGCCAGGGCGAAATTGTGCGCGTGTATTCTTGCATCATGAAGAACCCATCGCTCAAACACTCAAGGAAGCAGGAGGCTCAATTAAATCTGCTTTAACATCTGTCTTTAGAAGTAAAGAACAGTAA